A region from the Brassica napus cultivar Da-Ae chromosome C8, Da-Ae, whole genome shotgun sequence genome encodes:
- the LOC106355294 gene encoding uncharacterized mitochondrial protein AtMg00240-like — MILDVDSEITIFDPNSSSDGIYLCERKYALELLKFVDMLDCRPSSVPMIPNHKLSKTEGELLDTPERYRRLVGRLMYLTITRPDITFAVNKLCQHSSAPRLPHLRAVYKVLEYIKGTVGHGLFYSAEEDLTLKEFADADWASCQDSRRSTAGFTMFMVLP; from the coding sequence ATGATTTTAGACGTTGATTCCGAGataaccatttttgaccccaataGTAGTTCTGATGGTATTTATTTATGTGAACGAAAATATGCATTAGAACTACTGAAGTTTGTGGATATGTTGGACTGTCGTCCTTCTTCGGTTCCCATGATTCCTAATCACAAACTTTCCAAGACAGAGGGTGAGCTTCTTGATACCCCTGAACGCTATCGAAGACTGGTTGGCCGGTTGATGTATTTGACCATCACACGTCCTGACATTACGTTTGCTGTTAACAAGCTTTGCCAGCACTCCTCTGCTCCGCGCTTACCTCATCTTCGTGCGGTATACAAAGTTCTTGAATACATTAAAGGAACTGTTGGTCATGGATTGTTTTACTCCGCTGAAGAGGACCTTACATTAAAGGAATTTGCGGATGCAGATTGGGCATCTTGTCAAGACAGTAGACGTTCAACGGCTGGTTTTACCATGTTCATGGTTCTTCCTTGA